The region AAGCAGAGGCAATTGCACCACGGATaactttttttgcttttttctcAATGGCTTACCTCTATGATTTAACGTTTCATCAGTATGATTTAACGTTTCATCAGTATGATTTAACATTTCATCagtatgatttaattttaatgtttccagcgttgttgaattaatttgcTGCTCATCCGTACGTTTTTCAGGTAAAGTTTCCTCCAGCTGGTCGAAGAAATCGATTTCGTCCGGATCTTCAAATAACTTAATTCGATTCGTATCCGGGACTCTCATTACCCTTTGACTTCCCAACCATTCCGCATCGTCTCTCGACGCAGCGAACATGCTCGTGTCCGCGTCTAACGCTTGCGGTTCCGTTTTAATTGTAACGAAGGTCGGATGGTTCGGCAAGTTTAAAGAAGGCGCGACGCCGCGTTTCAACTTCCTTACCCTGAAGGTCACCAGGTAATCGTCGTCGGCGAAGTGCCGGTAGCACACGGCGCATTTACTTATCTGCTCGTCGGTCAGATGCTGAAGTTTCTCGGAGTAAATCAAGTTCTTCCACTTCTGAAAGAGAGCCGGATTCTTGGGGATCTGATGAGACGGGGCATCCCCGCCCGAGGGACATCCCTGGACGCAGCACGCCCTGCCCATAATCTAAAACAGAGATTACACGTTGCTAAGGCGTTATCGTTCATAATCAACGATCCCTCAATCTAAGTAACGACGATTGTCACGATAACGTCAGGATGCCACATTGCTgagatttaacaaaaattttcaagatcATCTCGATTTTATCGCAACAATCGTTTCCATTCACCTAAGATAACCGCGTCTCTGAATAACCTTAAAATGGAGTCGTGGCTCATCTCATCGCACGAGACGACGCGTCACGTGACCGGCGCTCGTGCTACTTTCGGATGGCGCCGACAGATGGCGGCACATGAACTGCGTGCGGTGGAGTCCGCCGCCATCTTTCTCGACGGCCAGAGGAGAGAGGTTTCGCGTGGTTTCGCGTGTTTTCACGCCACACGGCGCCGGTGACGGTGCGCGCGTCGCGTCCGTC is a window of Monomorium pharaonis isolate MP-MQ-018 unplaced genomic scaffold, ASM1337386v2 scaffold_717, whole genome shotgun sequence DNA encoding:
- the LOC105828854 gene encoding uncharacterized protein LOC105828854; translated protein: MGRACCVQGCPSGGDAPSHQIPKNPALFQKWKNLIYSEKLQHLTDEQISKCAVCYRHFADDDYLVTFRVRKLKRGVAPSLNLPNHPTFVTIKTEPQALDADTSMFAASRDDAEWLGSQRVMRVPDTNRIKLFEDPDEIDFFDQLEETLPEKRTDEQQINSTTLETLKLNHTDEMLNHTDETLNHTDETLNHRGKPLRKKQKKLSVVQLPLLRRKKQAKRYEKTPTIQKLLSFLTPAEIVSIQTKIQKSKYSPRVYVRVYHNIAKRRAFDPLV